The Pseudalkalibacillus hwajinpoensis DNA window TAAAGGTCATATCAAAAGTTCCTACTTTGGAGAATGCGATTCGCATGCCGACGGAAACAAAAGAAAAAGGAAGTGACCAATCATGATTTTTGAGAAAGCCATTCTCGCCACAGTGACACTTGACGCGAGTAGGGTTCCGGTCGGGGCGAATGTATTTGTATGTGTTTCGGATGAAGAGATGAATAGCGTTGCGGCAGATCTCGAAGCCATTCTTGATGGGATTGCCCACAAATTGAGTAACGATGTTTATATCATTGTGAAACATTAGGAAAAACAAATGGTAATTGCCTACTTTAAGAAATTTCAATTTTTCCTCTGTTGTTCATTGGTTGCTTTTTTGATAAGATATAAAAGCTATCAAAGACTATGCCTTCCTTATAGAGGAGGGTTTTTTACAATGAACTGCTGGAAAGTTTGTCCACGACTTTCTGGTGTGAAGCTTAGATAGATAGTCTTTAGAAAGGGCGTGCACATAATGACAAAACCAGTTGTCGCAATTGTAGGTCGACCAAATGTTGGGAAATCGACCATTTTTAATCGCATAGTAGGAGAGAGAGTCTCCATCGTCGAAGATACTCCAGGAGTAACACGCGACCGAATTTATAGTACAGGTGAATGGTTAAACCGTGAATTTAATATCATAGATACAGGCGGTATTGAAATTGGAGACGAACCATTTCTCTCACAAATCCGTTTCCAGGCTGAGATCGCCATTGATGAAGCAGACGTTATTATATTCATGGTTAATGGCCGTGATGGTATTTCAAACGCTGATGAAGAGGTAGCTAAAATTCTTTATCGCTCGAATAAACCTGTTGTTCTGGCGGTGAATAAAGTTGACAACCCAGAGCAGCAAGTTCTTGTGTATGATTTCTATTCACTTGGGTTTGGAGAGCCATTTGGTATTTCAGGATCTCACGGTCTTGGACTGGGCGACCTTCTTGATGAAGTTTTTAAATCCTTCCCTGAAGAACAAGAGGAAGAGTACGATGAAGGAACGATCAAGTTTTCATTAATCGGTCGTCCGAACGTAGGGAAATCCTCCCTTGTCAACACCATTCTTGGTGAAGAACGAGTGATTGTAAGTGATGTTGCAGGCACAACTCGTGATGCGATTGACTCGATGTTTACAAGAGACGGACAGGATTACGTGATTATCGATACGGCCGGCATGAGAAAACGCGGCAAGATTTATGAAACTACAGAGAAATACAGTGTTCTTCGTGCGATGCGAGGCATTGAACGATCTGATGTTGTCCTTGTTGTGATTGATGGTGAAGAGGGTATTATTGAACAGGATAAGAAGGTAGCTGGATATGCTCATGAAGCAGGGAAAGCTGTTGTTATCGTTGTTAACAAATGGGATGCAGTTGAAAAAGATGATAAAACAATGCGAAACTTTGAACAGAAAATTCGCGATCATTTCTTGTTCCTTAGCTACGCGCCAATCGTTTTTCTATCGGCTAAAACGAAGCAGCGCCTTCACACACTACTTCCGGTTGTAAATTCTGTAGCAGAAAACCATGCACTTCGTGTTAAAACAAATGTTCTAAATGAATTGATTATGGATTCAGTAGCAATGAACCCAACACCGACTGATAATGGGAAGCGACTGAAAATCAATTATGCGACACAAGTTGCGGTCAAGCCACCAACCATCGTGCTATTTGTAAACGATCCAGACCTGATGCACTTTTCTTACCGCCGCTTCTTAGAAAACCGTATTCGTGAAACGTTTGGTTTTCAGGGAACGCCTCTCCGCATTTTGGCCCGCAGAAAAAGCGAGTAGTTCTTCTTAAACAGGGGAGTCATGCTAATATAAAGGGGGAAGTTACATGATCGCGATCCTGATTTGCATTGCTGCATACCTGCTTGGTTCAGTGAGTTTTAGTTATTTACTCGCTCGAATTCTGAAGAAAATCGATATCAGAGACCACGGTAGCGGTAATGCAGGAGCGACAAATACTTTAAGAGTGCTTGGAACTGGACCCGCTATCGCTGTTCTGGCGCTTGATGTCATTAAAGGTATACTTGCCGTTTGGTTAGGGTACTGGTTTTCTAACGAACCTATTGTCCCTTTCCTTGCAGGCATTTGCGCTATTATTGGCCATAATTGGCCAGTGTTTTTTGGATTTCGTGGAGGAAAAGGTGTAGCAACGACCATTGGTGTTTTCGCTACACTTGCCTTTTTGCCTGCGTTATATGCTGGTATTATTGCAATTTTCTCGATTTTTATCACCAGATTTGTATCACTTGGATCTCTTATTTTTGTGGTGCTAACTCCTGCTTTTATCTTTATACTTGGCGGGTATCCTGCATCATATATTATATTAGGGGTGCTGCTGGCAGTACTCTCAGTGTGGAGACATCGTACAAATGTGAAGCGCCTGGTTACGGGGACAGAAAGCAAGCTCGGTCAGAAGGTCGAGCAGTAAGGAGGAAGATCAATGGCGACAATTTCAGTTGTAGGTGCAGGTAGCTGGGGAACAGCTCTTTCTATTGTTCTAGCTGACAATAATCATCACGTTAAACTCTGGGCAAGACGAAAAGATCTTGCTGATGAAGTAAATGATGGTCATACCAATGAGAAATATTTACCTGGCATTACACTACCGGAGGGTATAAAGGCAACAAGTTCACTCGAGGAGTGTGTACGGGATGCAGAATTAATCTTACTCGTCACACCAACGAAAGCACTGAGAGATGTTCTTCCAGAGCTCAAGACATACTTAACAGCGCCTGTCACGTTCGTTCATGCAAGTAAAGGAATTGAACCGGACACATCCAAACGTATTTCTGAAGTGATTGAAGAGGAAATTCCGCCGTCACTTAGAAAATCAGTTGTCGTACTATCAGGTCCGAGTCATGCAGAAGAGGTAAGCCTGCGTCATCCAACAACAGTGACAGTATCTTCTAAGTCATTAGCAGAAGCGGAATATGTACAGGATCTGTTCATTAATTCGAATTTCCGTGTTTATACAAACCATGACATTGTCGGGGTAGAACTTGGTGGTGCACTTAAGAATATTATTGCACTTGGAGCAGGTATGTCTGATGGACTTGGTTATGGTGATAATGCAAAAGCTGCACTGATTACGAGAGGTCTGGCAGAAATCGCACGTCTTGGAGCCGCAATGGGAGCCAATCCGTTAACGTTTATGGGTCTGACAGGGATAGGGGATCTTGTTGTAACATGCACAAGTGTACATAGCCGTAACTGGCGTGCAGGAAACCTGCTTGGTAAAGGAAATAATCTTGACGAAGTGCTTGAAAACATGGGCATGGTTGTCGAGGGTGTTCGTACCACAAAAGCAGCATACCATCTAGCTAAAGAACAGGACGTCGATATGCCAATTACGTCTGTGTTATTTGACGTACTGTTTAACGATAAAAATCCTAAGGATGCTGTTGATCAATTGATGGGTAGGCTACGCACACATGAAACAGAAGATCTGACTTCCTTACTTGCAGACCGTTTTGAATTGAATCCAAAAGAACAGTAAAAAGTCAAAGCACGAAGTATTCCTCCTTGCATACACTATGTTGAACGTTATTGGTAAGGAGGAAACCGCGTGAGCGATCTGTTCGACAACATAGAAAAGAAGACTAATGTTAAAAAGGAAGACATCTTTAAATTGGCTAATTCGGTTCAAGGTGCAGATTTTACCGATGAAAAAACGGTACGTAAACTGATTGCCAATGTTGCACGTGTTGCTAACGTGAACGTGACGAAAGAAAAGGAAGACCGAATCGTAAAGGCTATTGTAAACAAGAACATCCCATTCGATCTTTCTTCGATCGCAAAACTTTTTAGCCAGAAATAGCGAAAGAGTTTGAAACTTAGGCTAATCAACGATACCGCCTTCAAAAAAGAACATATACTAAAAAGGAACCATCAATGTGCAGAAGCACGCTTCGAAGTGAAATTCATATAGTCAAAAGCTGAGGAAAAGCCCCTTTCTTCAGCTTTTTATTTGTTTTCTATAAAGGACAACTGTTCATGAATATTTGAAAACGCTATAGGTAAAACACTGTAAGTTTTGATATAATGATCTGCAGTGCAGGTTAGAATGGTATGGCAGGGAGGATTAATAATGTCGCCAGGATTAATTAAAATGTGGGTGGCGCTTGCGGCGCTTGGATTAATGTTCATAGCTGTTATGGCTATTATGCTAAGTCGATCTAAATTAAAAGGTTTTTTTCGTGTAATTGTTTCCACTTTCGCTTATTTATGTATGTTCGTTTCGGGGGTGCTCATGCTTCTCGTTGTGTTTACAGGACCTACTAATTAAGACAGCAAATCTGCGAATAAGGAATGAGTGAAATGAAACGATTAGGTCAACAACTTATCATATGGACATGCCTTGTAACGATTCTTTCTGGATGTCTATATCCGGAAAGTAAAAAAAACGAAAATCAAATCCCTTACACAGATCAGATTCAATCTGTTCAATCCGCTGTTGAGCAATACCAGCAGAATAAATCGATTCTTCCGATCAAAACGAGGGAACAGGGCACGCCTATTTACCAAAAGTATCCGATTGAATTTAAGAAACTAGTCCCTGCTTTTTTACAGCAGGCACCGGGTAATTCTTTTGAAAGTGGTGGTGTGTTTCAGTACGTCTTAATAGATGTAGAAGAGAATCCTACTGTAAGATTAATTGATTTAATTACAGTAGAAAAAGTAAAGGATCTTCAATTAAGGATTAATGATTATCGAAGAAAAAATAGCTATCCTCCGTTTAAAGATGTTTTAGCAAGGGACCGCTATTCAATTGATTATGATGCGCTTGGGATGGACAAGGAAGAGATGGTAACAAGTCCGTTTACAAATGAGCAGCTGCCATTCTTTCTGGATGAAAATGGTGCTGTTCACATCGATTATACGAAAGATCTAAATCAAGCGATCGCAAGTAACCCTAACCATTCATATGAGAATGGAGACGATATTCGAGATTTACTAGCCGATAATTCGTTTTTTGTACCTATATCGTCAGTCCCGTACACAATTGAAGATGACAAAGCTGTTTTTTTAGTGAAATAGGTATTTTCCCTTCTCTTTAGCAATACATCTATAAAAAAGAGGAGGGACTTTTTTATGGTTATTTTTAGGAAGGGACAAAAAGTGTATCTCCTGCATCAAATCCTTTTACTCTGATCTGTCATATTTATTGGACAACATCATAGAATGATAGTGTTCAAGAAAGTCTGCGGTCTATAGTGAATCATTTCGTCCATAGAGGCGGAATCCAGGAGGCGATCACGTGGAGAGAGTGGATATCTTCAAAGATATCGCAGAGCGTACAGGGGGAGATATATACCTTGGAGTCGTAGGTTCTGTTCGAACAGGTAAATCGACATTTATTAAAAAGTTCATGGAACTTATCGTACTACCTAATATGGAAAACGAATCCGACAGAGCGAGGGCACAGGATGAGCTTCCGCAGAGTGCAGCGGGACGGACCATTATGACGACGGAGCCTAAATTCGTACCGAACCATGCCATTCAAATTCACGTTGAGGATGGATTAGATGTAAACGTGAGACTCGTAGATTGCGTAGGGTATGCTGTTCCAGGTGCGAAAGGCTATGAAGATGATGAAGGCCCTCGAATGATTAACACGCCTTGGTATGAGGAGCCCATACCATTTCAGGAAGCAGCTGAAATTGGAACAAGAAAGGTTATTCAGGAGCATTCGACCCTTGGTGTCGTGATTACGACAGATGGATCGATTGGAGAAATCCCACGACACGATTATTTAGAATCGGAAGAGCGAGTCGTGGAAGAATTAAAAGAAGTAGGCAAGCCGTTTATCATGATTGTCAATTCAGCTCATCCTCATCACCCTCAAACAGATGCCTTAAGAGGTGATCTTGCTAACAAATATGACATTCCTGTTCTTGCGTTAAGTGTTGAGAGCATGACAGAACATGATATTAACAATGTGATGCGTGAAGTGCTCTATGAATTTCCAGTTCTTGAAGTGAACGTTAATTTACCGAGCTGGGTAATGGTGCTTCATCAGGATCACTGGCTCAGACAGAACTATGAAGAATCGGTAAGGGACACAGTAAAAGATATTAAACGGCTTCGAGATGTTGATCGAGTTGTAGGGCAGTTTGAAGCATTTGAATTTATACAGGATGCCAGACTGGCCGGAATTGAAATGGGTCAGGGGATCGCGGAAATTGATCTTTATGCGCCAGACGATTTGTATGACCAAATTCTTAAAGAGGTAGTTGGTGTTGAGATTAGAGGAAAGGATCACCTGCTTCAATTAATGCAGGAATTTGCTTTTGCGAAAGCTGAGTACGATCACGTATCAGATGCACTTAGAATGGTGAAGCAAACGGGATATGGGATTGCAGCACCAGCAATTGAAGATATGAGTCTGGATGAGCCTGAGATTATCAGACAGGGATCGAGGTTTGGCGTAAGACTTAAAGCGGTGGCACCATCCATCCATATGATTAAGGTCGATGTTGAATCAGAGTTCGCACCAATTATTGGTACGGAGAAACAAAGTGAAGAGCTTGTTCGCTATTTAATGCAGGATTTTGAAGAAGATCCGCTATCAATCTGGAACTCAGATATCTTCGGGCGATCACTTAATTCGATAGTAAGGGAGGGCATCCAGGCTAAACTCGGGTTAATGCCTGAGAATGCTCGCTACAAATTAAAGGAAACGTTAGAACGCATTATTAACGAAGGTTCGGGAGGATTAATTGCGATCATATTATAACGTAACCGACTCCACTATTTGGAGTCGGTTTTTTAAAGGTTTTGGTTTAACGTTACATAATTTTTGGGTATTATCAGCTTAGAGAGGTCAGGGAGAAGATAGGTAAATTATGAAATAGACTAGTGAAAGCGCCATAGAATCAAAGCTGATTGAATTGACTGATTTTAAATAAACAATCATCTGAAGCGTTTACAAACTGTGTAAATAGCGGATAATAGGTAAAAAAACACTGAAAAATCGTCGAAATCAGGACAAACGTATTGAATTCTTTCGCGTCTTCGTATATTATAAGGCATGCAAACGTACTAAACGTGCATTGCAACGTATAAATATTGGTCATTAAGTGAATGATTTATTTATCCATCTCTCTTGAGAGGAGGTGAACAGAATGAACAAGACAGATCTAATCAATGCTGTTGCAGAATCTGCAGAGCTTTCTAAAAAAGAAGCGACAAAAGCTGTTGACTCAGTTTTTGATAACATTATGCAATCCTTGCAAGAAGGCGACAAAGTTCAACTAATTGGTTTTGGTAACTTTGAAGTCCGTGAGCGTTCTGCTCGTAAAGGGCGTAACCCTCAAACTGGCGAAGAGATCGAAATCGCTGCAAGCAAGGTTCCTGCATTTAAACCTGGTAAAGCCCTTAAGGATGCAGTAAAGTAAGAAATACATAGGGCAAGAGAAGAGTCGCACATTTTGCGGCTCTTCTTTTTTGCTAACTTTTTATCCTTATGCTAGAATCTTCATAGAGAAGGCCCTGAATGGAGGAGTAAGAACCATGTACGAAGTTAACCACGAGAAAATACAGGAAGCAGTTATAATGATCCTCGAAGCGATCGGAGAAGATCCTGAACGTGAGGGGTTGTTAGATACTCCAAAACGCGTTGCAAGAATGTATGAAGAAATTTTCCAGGGGCTACATCAGAATCCAGAAGAACACTTCCAAACGATTTTCGGTGAAGATCACGAGGAACTTGTCCTTGTTAAAGATATCCCGTTCTATTCCACATGTGAGCACCACCTTGTTCCATTCTTTGGAAAGGCTCATGTTGCATACATACCAAAAGGTGGCAAGGTAACAGGTCTCAGTAAGCTTGCAAGAGCTGTAGAGTCGGTTACAAAGCGTCCTCAACTTCAGGAACGAATTACATCAACAATAGCTAATTCAATGGTAGATACGCTTGATCCCCACGGTGTGATGGTAGTCGTGGAGGCTGAGCACATGTGTATGACGATGAGAGGCGTTAAAAAGCCTGGATCATCCACAGTAACATCAGCAGTCAGAGGTGTTTTTGAAAGCGATGCAGCTGCACGATCTGAAGTGCTTGGATTGATTAAAAGCTAATTCTATTAAAGCGGAGTGATCGAAATGAAAAACGAAGGAAATGATTTCTTTGTCATTAAAGCGCTCGAGAACGGTGTGAATGTCATTGGATTAACGCGCGGTTCCGACACGAGATTTCATCATTCAGAAAAGCTCGATAAGGGTGAAGTGATGATTGCTCAATTCACTGAACATACTTCTGCTGTTAAAGTTAGAGGGAAAGCCGTTATCCAAACTGAGCACGGCGAAATAAGCACAGAAGAGTAAAGCAGGATGTCGTAACCTGCTTTTCTTTCATTTTTAAACGGCAGTGTGTCGTTTTAGGTCGTGATTTAATGTGATATACTAGAATTAAATACATATTTAATTGGAAGACATGTTAGGGGTATGGGATATGACAAATCCGAAGGAAACCGCATATAAACAAATAGAAGGAGTTCGGGACATGCTG harbors:
- a CDS encoding capping complex subunit for YIEGIA, whose protein sequence is MIFEKAILATVTLDASRVPVGANVFVCVSDEEMNSVAADLEAILDGIAHKLSNDVYIIVKH
- the der gene encoding ribosome biogenesis GTPase Der, which encodes MTKPVVAIVGRPNVGKSTIFNRIVGERVSIVEDTPGVTRDRIYSTGEWLNREFNIIDTGGIEIGDEPFLSQIRFQAEIAIDEADVIIFMVNGRDGISNADEEVAKILYRSNKPVVLAVNKVDNPEQQVLVYDFYSLGFGEPFGISGSHGLGLGDLLDEVFKSFPEEQEEEYDEGTIKFSLIGRPNVGKSSLVNTILGEERVIVSDVAGTTRDAIDSMFTRDGQDYVIIDTAGMRKRGKIYETTEKYSVLRAMRGIERSDVVLVVIDGEEGIIEQDKKVAGYAHEAGKAVVIVVNKWDAVEKDDKTMRNFEQKIRDHFLFLSYAPIVFLSAKTKQRLHTLLPVVNSVAENHALRVKTNVLNELIMDSVAMNPTPTDNGKRLKINYATQVAVKPPTIVLFVNDPDLMHFSYRRFLENRIRETFGFQGTPLRILARRKSE
- the plsY gene encoding glycerol-3-phosphate 1-O-acyltransferase PlsY: MIAILICIAAYLLGSVSFSYLLARILKKIDIRDHGSGNAGATNTLRVLGTGPAIAVLALDVIKGILAVWLGYWFSNEPIVPFLAGICAIIGHNWPVFFGFRGGKGVATTIGVFATLAFLPALYAGIIAIFSIFITRFVSLGSLIFVVLTPAFIFILGGYPASYIILGVLLAVLSVWRHRTNVKRLVTGTESKLGQKVEQ
- a CDS encoding NAD(P)H-dependent glycerol-3-phosphate dehydrogenase gives rise to the protein MATISVVGAGSWGTALSIVLADNNHHVKLWARRKDLADEVNDGHTNEKYLPGITLPEGIKATSSLEECVRDAELILLVTPTKALRDVLPELKTYLTAPVTFVHASKGIEPDTSKRISEVIEEEIPPSLRKSVVVLSGPSHAEEVSLRHPTTVTVSSKSLAEAEYVQDLFINSNFRVYTNHDIVGVELGGALKNIIALGAGMSDGLGYGDNAKAALITRGLAEIARLGAAMGANPLTFMGLTGIGDLVVTCTSVHSRNWRAGNLLGKGNNLDEVLENMGMVVEGVRTTKAAYHLAKEQDVDMPITSVLFDVLFNDKNPKDAVDQLMGRLRTHETEDLTSLLADRFELNPKEQ
- a CDS encoding stage VI sporulation protein F, giving the protein MSDLFDNIEKKTNVKKEDIFKLANSVQGADFTDEKTVRKLIANVARVANVNVTKEKEDRIVKAIVNKNIPFDLSSIAKLFSQK
- a CDS encoding DUF2768 domain-containing protein, which produces MSPGLIKMWVALAALGLMFIAVMAIMLSRSKLKGFFRVIVSTFAYLCMFVSGVLMLLVVFTGPTN
- the spoIVA gene encoding stage IV sporulation protein A, whose protein sequence is MERVDIFKDIAERTGGDIYLGVVGSVRTGKSTFIKKFMELIVLPNMENESDRARAQDELPQSAAGRTIMTTEPKFVPNHAIQIHVEDGLDVNVRLVDCVGYAVPGAKGYEDDEGPRMINTPWYEEPIPFQEAAEIGTRKVIQEHSTLGVVITTDGSIGEIPRHDYLESEERVVEELKEVGKPFIMIVNSAHPHHPQTDALRGDLANKYDIPVLALSVESMTEHDINNVMREVLYEFPVLEVNVNLPSWVMVLHQDHWLRQNYEESVRDTVKDIKRLRDVDRVVGQFEAFEFIQDARLAGIEMGQGIAEIDLYAPDDLYDQILKEVVGVEIRGKDHLLQLMQEFAFAKAEYDHVSDALRMVKQTGYGIAAPAIEDMSLDEPEIIRQGSRFGVRLKAVAPSIHMIKVDVESEFAPIIGTEKQSEELVRYLMQDFEEDPLSIWNSDIFGRSLNSIVREGIQAKLGLMPENARYKLKETLERIINEGSGGLIAIIL
- a CDS encoding HU family DNA-binding protein, producing the protein MNKTDLINAVAESAELSKKEATKAVDSVFDNIMQSLQEGDKVQLIGFGNFEVRERSARKGRNPQTGEEIEIAASKVPAFKPGKALKDAVK
- the folE gene encoding GTP cyclohydrolase I FolE: MYEVNHEKIQEAVIMILEAIGEDPEREGLLDTPKRVARMYEEIFQGLHQNPEEHFQTIFGEDHEELVLVKDIPFYSTCEHHLVPFFGKAHVAYIPKGGKVTGLSKLARAVESVTKRPQLQERITSTIANSMVDTLDPHGVMVVVEAEHMCMTMRGVKKPGSSTVTSAVRGVFESDAAARSEVLGLIKS
- the mtrB gene encoding trp RNA-binding attenuation protein MtrB, which gives rise to MKNEGNDFFVIKALENGVNVIGLTRGSDTRFHHSEKLDKGEVMIAQFTEHTSAVKVRGKAVIQTEHGEISTEE